In one Sphingomonas hankookensis genomic region, the following are encoded:
- a CDS encoding homocysteine S-methyltransferase family protein produces MTTARERLNAEAAQRVLITDGAFGTEIQNWKLSEADYAGSLTLGHDQKGNNDILAITKPEVPETITRAYLDAGSDIVSTNTFSANLISQADYGAEALVADINIESARIARRLADDYAARDGRPRFVAGAIGPTNKTLSLSPDVNDPGYREIDFDHLKGVYRDQIDALVTGGIDFVLIETVFDTLNAKAGVLAAIEAGQALGRDLPIMLSMTLTDLSGRNLSGHTVEAFWHAIRHAKPVTIGLNCSFGAEQLRPHVKTLSDICDTLIMVYPNAGLPNELGAYDEAPETTAALVGDWADHGQVNVLGGCCGSTPAHIKAMADRVRGVAPRKVPGVPVQTRLAGLEPFTMAA; encoded by the coding sequence ATGACCACCGCCCGCGAACGGCTGAACGCCGAAGCCGCCCAGCGCGTCCTCATCACCGATGGCGCGTTCGGTACCGAAATCCAGAACTGGAAGCTGTCCGAGGCGGATTATGCCGGCTCGCTGACGCTCGGCCACGACCAGAAGGGCAACAACGATATCCTGGCGATCACCAAGCCGGAGGTGCCGGAAACGATCACCCGCGCCTATCTGGACGCCGGGTCGGATATCGTGTCGACCAACACCTTCAGCGCGAACCTGATCAGCCAAGCGGATTATGGTGCGGAGGCGCTGGTCGCCGATATCAACATCGAAAGCGCGCGGATCGCTCGCCGGCTGGCCGACGACTATGCCGCGCGAGACGGACGCCCGCGTTTCGTGGCGGGGGCGATCGGGCCGACCAACAAGACGCTCTCGCTATCACCGGACGTCAACGATCCGGGCTATCGCGAGATCGACTTCGACCATTTGAAGGGCGTGTATCGCGACCAGATCGATGCGCTGGTCACCGGCGGCATTGACTTCGTGCTGATCGAGACGGTGTTCGACACGCTGAATGCCAAGGCCGGGGTTCTGGCGGCGATCGAGGCCGGCCAAGCGTTGGGGCGCGACTTGCCGATCATGCTGTCGATGACGCTGACCGACCTGTCGGGCCGCAACCTGTCGGGCCATACGGTCGAGGCGTTCTGGCACGCGATCCGTCATGCGAAGCCGGTGACGATCGGGCTGAACTGTTCGTTCGGCGCGGAACAGCTGCGCCCGCATGTGAAGACGCTCAGCGACATCTGCGACACGCTGATCATGGTCTATCCCAATGCCGGCCTGCCCAACGAACTGGGCGCCTATGACGAAGCGCCGGAGACGACGGCGGCGCTGGTCGGCGACTGGGCGGATCATGGGCAGGTGAACGTATTGGGCGGCTGCTGCGGATCGACGCCGGCGCATATCAAGGCGATGGCCGATCGCGTTCGTGGCGTCGCGCCGCGCAAGGTGCCGGGCGTGCCGGTACAGACGCGGCTTGCCGGGCTGGAACCGTTCACGATGGCGGCGTAG
- the metH gene encoding methionine synthase: MTNASTNFVNIGERTNVTGSARFKKLVMAGDYAAAVEVALQQVESGAQVLDVNMDEGLLDAHHAMTTFLKLIQAEPDIARIPVMVDSSKWDVIEAGLKCVSGKPIVNSISMKEGEEQFLHHARICMNYGAAVVVMAFDEVGQADTKDRKVEICERAYKLLTGIGFPPEDIIFDPNIFAVATGIEEHNNYGVDFIEACREIKARCPHCHISGGLSNLSFSFRGNEPVRRAMHSIFLYHAIPAGMDMGIVNAGQLDVYDTIDAELRTACEDVILNRDPDATERLIALAEKYKGTDAVAEKAAAEWRSLPVVKRLEYALVKGIDAHVVDDTEECRQQFARPIEVIEGPLMDGMNVVGDLFGSGKMFLPQVVKSARVMKKAVAHLLPFIEAAKEPGAKGKGKIIMATVKGDVHDIGKNIVGVVLQCNGFDVVDLGVMVPWTKILEAANENDADMIGLSGLITPSLDEMVTVAEEMKRAGMTMPLLIGGATTSKVHTALRISPAYDGPIVHVLDASRAVGVATTLVSDTARDAYVEQIAADYEAVRIARAGKGQSDLAPIAEARANGFVADFGQKPAAPNKPGRHVFDDWDLADLRDYIDWTPFFRAWELAGNFPAILTDEVVGESATSLYADAQAMLDRIIAEKWLTAKGVAALWHCRRDGDDVIVDVPAEQLEPAMEAGRVSPLSGVPHDFATPMQTTHATHAIRMPFLRQQVKKREGRANMCLADFVDPAGDWMGGFAVGIHGIDPHIARFKADNDDYQDILLKALADRLAEAFAERLHHHVRTELWGYAPDEQLTNEAIIREQYRGIRPAPGYPACPDHSQKPILFDMLGAAQATGITLTDSFAMLPTAAVSGFYFGHPDSAYFGVARIGRDQLEDYATRRGVSLEQAERWLRPNLD, translated from the coding sequence ATGACCAACGCCTCGACCAACTTCGTCAATATCGGCGAACGCACCAATGTGACCGGATCGGCCCGCTTCAAGAAGCTGGTGATGGCGGGCGACTATGCCGCCGCGGTCGAGGTCGCGCTGCAGCAGGTCGAGAGCGGGGCGCAGGTCCTCGACGTCAACATGGACGAAGGGTTGCTCGACGCGCACCATGCGATGACGACCTTCCTGAAGCTGATCCAGGCCGAACCGGATATCGCCCGCATCCCGGTGATGGTCGACAGTTCCAAATGGGATGTGATCGAGGCGGGGCTGAAGTGTGTGTCCGGCAAGCCGATCGTCAATTCGATCAGCATGAAGGAGGGCGAGGAGCAGTTCCTGCACCATGCCCGCATCTGCATGAACTATGGCGCGGCGGTCGTGGTGATGGCGTTCGACGAGGTCGGGCAGGCGGATACCAAGGACCGCAAGGTCGAGATTTGCGAGCGTGCCTACAAGCTGCTGACCGGTATCGGCTTTCCGCCCGAGGACATCATCTTCGATCCCAATATCTTCGCGGTGGCGACGGGGATCGAGGAGCATAACAACTACGGCGTCGACTTCATCGAGGCGTGCCGCGAGATCAAGGCGCGCTGCCCGCATTGTCATATCTCGGGCGGGCTATCGAACCTGTCGTTCAGCTTTCGCGGGAACGAGCCGGTGCGGCGGGCGATGCATTCGATCTTCCTGTACCACGCCATCCCGGCGGGGATGGACATGGGGATCGTCAACGCCGGGCAGCTCGACGTGTACGACACGATCGATGCCGAGCTGCGGACGGCGTGCGAGGATGTGATCCTCAACCGCGATCCCGACGCGACCGAGCGGCTGATCGCGCTGGCGGAGAAGTATAAGGGCACCGATGCGGTCGCCGAGAAGGCGGCGGCGGAATGGCGCTCGCTGCCCGTCGTCAAGCGGCTCGAATATGCGCTGGTCAAGGGCATCGACGCGCATGTCGTCGACGATACCGAGGAATGCCGCCAGCAATTCGCCCGGCCGATCGAGGTGATCGAAGGGCCGCTAATGGACGGGATGAACGTCGTTGGGGACCTGTTCGGGTCGGGCAAGATGTTCCTGCCGCAGGTCGTCAAGTCCGCGCGGGTGATGAAGAAGGCGGTCGCGCATCTGCTGCCCTTCATCGAGGCGGCGAAGGAGCCCGGCGCCAAGGGCAAGGGCAAGATCATCATGGCGACCGTCAAGGGCGACGTGCATGATATCGGCAAGAACATCGTCGGCGTCGTCCTGCAGTGCAACGGGTTCGACGTGGTCGACCTTGGCGTCATGGTGCCGTGGACCAAGATTTTAGAGGCCGCGAACGAGAATGACGCCGACATGATCGGCCTGTCGGGCCTGATCACGCCGTCGCTGGACGAGATGGTCACCGTCGCCGAGGAGATGAAGCGCGCGGGCATGACCATGCCGCTGCTGATCGGTGGTGCGACCACGTCCAAGGTCCATACGGCACTGCGCATCTCACCGGCCTATGATGGTCCGATCGTCCATGTTCTCGACGCCAGCCGGGCGGTAGGCGTGGCGACGACCTTGGTGAGCGACACCGCGCGCGATGCCTATGTCGAGCAGATCGCGGCCGACTATGAGGCGGTGCGGATCGCGCGGGCGGGGAAGGGGCAAAGCGACCTCGCTCCGATTGCGGAGGCGCGGGCCAATGGATTTGTGGCGGACTTCGGCCAGAAGCCGGCCGCGCCGAACAAGCCGGGGCGGCATGTGTTCGACGACTGGGACCTGGCGGACCTGCGCGACTATATCGATTGGACGCCGTTTTTCCGCGCGTGGGAGTTGGCGGGCAATTTTCCGGCGATCCTGACCGACGAGGTCGTGGGGGAAAGCGCGACGTCGCTCTATGCCGATGCGCAGGCGATGCTGGACCGGATCATCGCCGAGAAATGGCTTACGGCAAAGGGGGTTGCGGCGCTGTGGCATTGCCGGCGGGACGGCGACGACGTGATCGTCGACGTGCCGGCCGAGCAGCTGGAGCCGGCGATGGAGGCCGGGCGGGTGTCGCCGCTGTCGGGGGTGCCGCACGACTTTGCGACGCCGATGCAGACGACCCACGCCACCCATGCGATCCGCATGCCGTTCCTGCGCCAGCAGGTGAAGAAGCGGGAGGGGCGGGCCAATATGTGCCTGGCGGATTTCGTCGATCCGGCGGGCGACTGGATGGGTGGGTTCGCGGTCGGGATCCACGGGATCGACCCGCATATCGCGCGGTTCAAGGCGGATAACGACGATTATCAGGACATCCTGTTGAAGGCGCTGGCGGACCGACTGGCCGAGGCGTTTGCCGAGCGGCTGCACCATCATGTGCGGACCGAGCTGTGGGGCTATGCGCCGGACGAGCAGCTGACCAACGAGGCGATCATCCGCGAGCAGTATCGCGGGATTCGCCCGGCGCCGGGCTATCCGGCGTGCCCCGACCATAGCCAGAAGCCGATCCTGTTCGACATGCTGGGGGCTGCCCAAGCCACTGGAATCACGCTGACCGACAGCTTTGCCATGCTGCCGACGGCGGCGGTGTCGGGCTTTTATTTCGGGCATCCCGACAGCGCCTATTTCGGGGTGGCGCGGATCGGGCGGGACCAGCTGGAGGACTATGCGACGCGGCGCGGCGTCAGCCTGGAGCAGGCGGAGCGGTGGCTGCGGCCTAATCTCGACTGA
- a CDS encoding hydrolase 1, exosortase A system-associated translates to MRRLVTFPCLGETLAGTLDAAPGTTGLLIVSGGNELRIGAHRGMALLAAAIAAAGYPVLRFDRRGLGDSTGRNEGFRTSAPDIAAAAAFLREQTGVTRMVAFGNCDAATALALFHADAGIDRLVLANPWIVEPSGDLPPPAAIRATYAQRLSSPAEWRRLLTGGVNFRRLAQGLATIARSRRTQNDLARTFARSLASGSPADILLATRDHTAVAFLDAWHLRHLTALHHRDSDSHSFARPGDADWLRDRLLDALSRD, encoded by the coding sequence ATGCGTCGGCTGGTGACCTTTCCCTGCCTGGGCGAAACCCTTGCCGGCACGCTCGACGCCGCGCCCGGCACCACCGGCCTGCTGATCGTCTCGGGCGGCAACGAACTGCGCATCGGCGCCCATCGCGGCATGGCGCTGCTCGCGGCCGCCATCGCCGCTGCCGGCTATCCGGTCCTGCGCTTCGACCGGCGCGGCCTCGGCGATTCGACCGGCCGCAATGAAGGCTTCCGCACCAGCGCCCCCGACATCGCCGCCGCCGCCGCCTTTTTGCGCGAACAGACCGGCGTCACGCGGATGGTGGCATTCGGCAATTGCGACGCCGCGACCGCGCTGGCGCTGTTCCACGCGGACGCCGGGATCGACCGCCTCGTCCTCGCAAACCCCTGGATTGTCGAGCCTTCGGGCGACCTGCCGCCCCCCGCCGCGATCCGCGCGACCTATGCCCAGCGCCTGTCCTCGCCCGCCGAATGGCGCCGGCTGCTGACCGGCGGCGTCAACTTCCGCCGCCTGGCGCAAGGTTTGGCAACCATTGCCCGGTCCCGCCGCACCCAAAACGACCTCGCCCGAACCTTCGCCCGGTCCCTCGCCTCTGGAAGCCCGGCCGACATCCTGCTCGCCACCCGCGACCACACCGCCGTGGCATTCCTCGATGCGTGGCACCTTCGCCACCTTACCGCCCTGCACCACCGCGACAGCGACAGCCACAGCTTCGCCCGCCCCGGCGACGCCGACTGGCTCCGCGACCGCCTGCTCGACGCCCTCAGTCGAGATTAG
- a CDS encoding alpha/beta hydrolase — protein sequence MIDRYDWPGGHEALWRFGPDTGPFVMMLLPPFEEANRTRTFAVRLLRELAARGIASVLPDLPGQGDSLLATEAATLADWRAAVTALVTAIDRPVVGAAIRAGALLDCDADLAGRWHLSPQSGTALVRELGRIASGIDRSAAMVEIAGNRIATALLDELDTALPCDTHPRRVVRLGTDPKDADLRIDAAPLWRRAEPGDDLALAEQLADDLAAWSRACVGW from the coding sequence TTGATCGACCGCTACGACTGGCCCGGCGGGCATGAGGCGCTGTGGCGCTTCGGTCCCGATACCGGTCCGTTCGTAATGATGCTGCTGCCCCCGTTCGAAGAGGCGAACCGCACCCGCACCTTCGCGGTGCGTCTGCTCCGCGAACTTGCCGCGCGCGGTATCGCATCGGTCCTGCCCGACCTGCCGGGACAGGGCGACAGCCTGCTTGCCACCGAAGCTGCGACCCTCGCCGACTGGCGCGCCGCCGTCACCGCGCTGGTCACCGCCATCGACCGCCCGGTCGTCGGTGCGGCGATCCGCGCCGGTGCCTTGCTCGACTGCGACGCCGACCTTGCCGGCCGGTGGCACCTCTCGCCCCAGTCCGGCACCGCGCTGGTCCGCGAACTCGGCCGGATCGCCAGCGGGATCGACCGCAGTGCCGCGATGGTCGAAATTGCCGGCAATCGCATCGCGACCGCGCTGCTGGACGAACTCGACACGGCGCTCCCCTGCGACACCCATCCCCGTCGCGTCGTCCGCCTCGGCACCGATCCGAAGGACGCCGACCTGCGTATCGACGCCGCGCCCTTGTGGCGCCGCGCCGAGCCGGGCGACGACCTCGCGCTGGCCGAACAGCTTGCCGACGACCTCGCCGCATGGAGCCGCGCATGCGTCGGCTGGTGA
- a CDS encoding acyl carrier protein yields the protein MIQTGSASIEETVRAVLRDVLGLSDERAAAFDDATPLFGALPELDSMAVAGVLTEMEDRLGILIEDDDIDGDTLETFGSLVAFARAKVPA from the coding sequence GTGATCCAGACAGGTTCGGCTTCGATCGAGGAAACGGTCCGCGCGGTGCTGCGCGACGTGCTCGGCCTGTCGGACGAACGGGCGGCGGCGTTCGACGACGCGACCCCGCTGTTCGGCGCGCTCCCCGAACTCGATTCGATGGCCGTCGCCGGCGTCCTGACCGAGATGGAGGACCGGCTGGGCATCCTGATCGAGGATGACGATATCGACGGCGACACGCTCGAAACCTTCGGCTCGCTGGTCGCCTTCGCCCGCGCCAAGGTTCCCGCTTGA
- a CDS encoding acyl-CoA ligase (AMP-forming), exosortase A system-associated — translation MDFPVARTIDHLPALGAAHASALIDRDGVLSFAALEAAVARMAGGLAALRLEPGARVATWLPKTRAACLMPLAAARAGLVHVPVNPALKRAQVAHILSDSGAAVLVTQAARTAALAPGDVPDGCRVLTEAPDGEPVAAGDGDPDALAAILYTSGSTGRPKGVMLSHANLWLGAVSVARYLKLTPDDRVLAVLPLSFDYGQNQLFSTWMAGGAVVPLDYLTARDVVKAVERFGVTTLAGVPPLWTQLLEAEWPAETAARLERLTNSGGALTPRMVRALRERFAAADLYAMYGLTEAFRSTYLDPALIDANPEAIGSAIPFAEVAVVRCDGSRADAGEPGELVHAGPLVAQGYWRDAERTAARFRPAPDWMDSGGMAVWSGDTVAVGADGLLRFVGRDDEMMKVAGNRISPTEVEEAVLAGGEVVEAVAVGLPDERQGQAITVVARALVEDAEAGVRARLRRELPSFQQPSHYVWVEGLPRNANGKLDRVAVRAIAEQAVRS, via the coding sequence ATGGATTTCCCTGTTGCCCGGACGATCGATCATCTGCCTGCGCTGGGTGCCGCGCATGCTTCCGCCTTGATCGATCGGGACGGCGTGCTGAGCTTTGCCGCGTTGGAAGCGGCCGTGGCCCGCATGGCGGGGGGATTGGCGGCGTTGCGCCTCGAACCCGGTGCGCGGGTGGCGACGTGGTTGCCGAAGACGCGGGCGGCGTGCCTGATGCCGCTGGCGGCGGCGCGGGCGGGGTTGGTGCATGTGCCGGTCAATCCGGCGCTGAAGCGGGCGCAGGTCGCGCATATCCTGTCGGATAGTGGGGCGGCGGTGCTGGTGACGCAGGCGGCGCGGACGGCGGCGCTGGCGCCGGGCGATGTGCCGGACGGGTGCCGGGTGCTGACCGAGGCGCCGGACGGGGAGCCGGTGGCAGCAGGCGACGGCGATCCCGATGCGCTGGCGGCGATCCTCTATACCTCCGGGTCGACCGGGCGGCCCAAGGGGGTGATGCTGAGCCATGCCAATTTGTGGCTGGGGGCGGTGTCGGTCGCGCGCTACCTGAAGCTGACCCCCGACGACCGGGTGCTGGCGGTGCTGCCGCTGAGCTTCGATTATGGGCAGAACCAGCTGTTTTCGACCTGGATGGCAGGGGGTGCGGTGGTGCCGCTCGATTATCTGACGGCGCGCGACGTGGTGAAGGCGGTCGAGCGGTTCGGGGTGACGACGCTGGCCGGCGTGCCGCCGCTATGGACGCAGCTGCTGGAGGCGGAATGGCCGGCGGAGACGGCGGCGCGGCTCGAGCGGCTGACCAATTCGGGCGGGGCGCTGACGCCGCGCATGGTGCGGGCGTTGCGCGAGCGCTTCGCGGCGGCCGATCTCTATGCGATGTATGGGCTGACCGAGGCGTTTCGGTCGACCTATCTCGACCCCGCGCTGATCGATGCGAACCCGGAGGCGATCGGGTCGGCGATCCCCTTTGCCGAGGTGGCGGTGGTGCGCTGCGACGGCAGTCGGGCGGACGCCGGCGAACCGGGCGAGCTGGTCCATGCCGGGCCGCTGGTGGCGCAGGGATATTGGCGCGATGCCGAGCGGACGGCGGCGCGGTTCCGGCCGGCGCCGGACTGGATGGACAGCGGCGGGATGGCGGTGTGGTCGGGCGATACGGTCGCGGTGGGCGCGGACGGGCTGCTGCGCTTCGTCGGGCGCGATGACGAGATGATGAAGGTGGCGGGCAACCGGATCAGCCCTACGGAAGTGGAGGAAGCGGTGCTGGCGGGCGGGGAAGTGGTGGAGGCGGTCGCGGTCGGCCTGCCCGACGAGCGGCAGGGACAGGCGATCACCGTCGTTGCGCGGGCGCTGGTCGAGGATGCCGAGGCGGGGGTGCGGGCGCGGCTGCGGCGCGAGCTGCCGAGTTTCCAGCAGCCATCGCACTATGTCTGGGTCGAGGGGTTGCCGCGCAATGCGAACGGCAAGCTCGACCGGGTGGCGGTGCGGGCGATTGCCGAGCAGGCGGTGCGGTCGTGA
- a CDS encoding pyridoxal-dependent decarboxylase, exosortase A system-associated codes for MKPVGPIPAGFAGPSRLMVGGVDFAELLERAGDTPAFLYDGAALAARVARLRAALPEAVRVHYAIKANPHRDVLAAMAGMVDGLDVASGGELAMALAVKPAAAISFAGPGKRDDELAAAITAGATLHVESEGEADRALAVGDRLGRTPRIAVRVNPDFELRGSGMRMGGRASPFGIDAARVPALVKRLVAVGADWHGFHIFAGSQTLDSAAISEAQAATLALAERLAEEAGAVPAFINLGGGFGIPYFAGDTPVDVEGVGQALGEALARRRAVLAETGFAVELGRWLVGEAGVYCTRVVDVKESGGETFVVVDGGLHHQLAASGNFGTVVRRNYPVAVAERMDAAPVMTASVVGCLCTPLDRLADRVALPAVAVGDTIVLFQAGAYGATASPAAFLGHPPARELFVAKDG; via the coding sequence GTGAAGCCGGTCGGGCCGATCCCGGCGGGCTTTGCCGGACCGTCGCGGCTGATGGTCGGCGGAGTCGACTTTGCCGAGCTGCTGGAACGCGCCGGGGATACGCCGGCGTTCCTGTATGACGGGGCGGCGCTGGCGGCGCGGGTGGCGCGGTTGCGCGCAGCGCTGCCGGAGGCGGTGCGGGTCCACTATGCGATCAAGGCCAATCCGCACCGCGACGTGCTGGCGGCGATGGCGGGCATGGTCGACGGGCTGGATGTCGCATCGGGCGGCGAACTGGCGATGGCGCTGGCGGTGAAGCCGGCGGCGGCGATCAGTTTTGCGGGGCCGGGCAAGCGCGACGACGAACTGGCGGCGGCGATCACGGCCGGCGCGACGCTGCATGTCGAGTCGGAGGGCGAGGCGGATCGGGCGCTGGCGGTCGGCGACCGGCTGGGGCGCACCCCACGGATTGCCGTGCGGGTGAACCCGGATTTCGAACTGCGCGGGTCTGGGATGCGGATGGGCGGACGCGCGTCGCCCTTCGGCATTGACGCAGCGCGGGTGCCGGCGCTGGTGAAGCGGCTGGTCGCGGTCGGCGCGGACTGGCATGGGTTCCACATCTTTGCCGGATCGCAGACGCTGGACAGCGCGGCGATCAGCGAGGCGCAGGCGGCGACGCTGGCGCTGGCCGAACGGCTGGCGGAAGAAGCGGGCGCGGTGCCGGCGTTCATCAATCTGGGCGGCGGGTTCGGCATTCCCTATTTCGCGGGCGACACCCCGGTCGATGTCGAGGGCGTCGGGCAGGCGCTGGGCGAGGCGCTGGCGCGGCGCAGGGCGGTGCTGGCCGAGACCGGTTTTGCGGTCGAACTGGGGCGATGGCTGGTCGGCGAGGCGGGGGTGTATTGCACGCGGGTCGTCGATGTGAAGGAGAGCGGCGGCGAGACCTTCGTCGTGGTCGATGGCGGGCTGCACCACCAACTGGCGGCGAGCGGCAATTTCGGGACGGTGGTGCGGCGCAATTATCCGGTCGCGGTGGCGGAGCGGATGGACGCCGCGCCGGTGATGACCGCGTCGGTCGTCGGGTGCTTGTGTACGCCGTTGGACCGACTGGCCGACCGGGTGGCTTTGCCCGCGGTGGCGGTCGGCGATACGATCGTGCTGTTCCAGGCGGGGGCCTATGGTGCGACGGCCAGCCCGGCGGCGTTTCTGGGCCACCCGCCGGCGCGCGAACTGTTCGTCGCAAAGGACGGGTAA
- a CDS encoding XrtA/PEP-CTERM system exopolysaccharide export protein yields MRRSHGLGTGVALMALLGGCAGGATRPELPPAPFVQAKEAPGEAYVIGPLDQLSIFVWRNPELSTKVQVRPDGRITTPLINDMPATGKTPAMLADDLKLALGEYVKDPLVSVIVENFSGTFSQQVRVVGATEKPASLPYRANMTLLDAMIAVGGLNQYASGNRARLVRYDRATGKQSEFGLRISSLLKNGDASANVKLQPGDVIIIPESMF; encoded by the coding sequence ATGCGTCGCAGTCATGGTTTGGGGACGGGTGTGGCGCTGATGGCCCTGCTGGGCGGATGCGCCGGGGGGGCGACGCGCCCCGAGCTGCCGCCCGCGCCGTTCGTGCAGGCGAAGGAAGCGCCGGGCGAGGCCTATGTCATCGGGCCGCTCGACCAGCTGAGCATCTTCGTGTGGCGCAACCCCGAACTGTCGACCAAGGTGCAGGTGCGCCCCGACGGGCGGATCACCACGCCGCTGATCAACGACATGCCCGCCACCGGCAAGACGCCGGCGATGCTGGCCGACGATCTGAAGCTGGCGCTGGGCGAATATGTGAAGGACCCGCTGGTTTCGGTGATCGTCGAGAATTTCTCGGGCACGTTCAGTCAGCAGGTGCGCGTGGTGGGAGCGACCGAGAAGCCGGCATCGCTGCCGTACCGGGCGAACATGACGCTGCTCGACGCGATGATCGCGGTGGGGGGGCTCAACCAATATGCGTCGGGCAACCGGGCGCGGCTGGTGCGGTATGACCGCGCGACGGGCAAGCAGTCGGAATTCGGCTTGCGGATTTCCAGCCTGCTCAAGAACGGCGATGCGAGCGCGAACGTGAAGCTGCAGCCGGGCGACGTCATCATCATCCCCGAGAGCATGTTCTGA
- a CDS encoding XrtA system polysaccharide chain length determinant: MDGLYDELKLILHAIWQRRWIALAVAWVVCLGGWLAVSQIPNSYQSTARVMVQMRQVLPGAEAAVAQNDQAKNIDRIRQTLTSAVNLEKVVRGTSLNETVANDRDVGDRIASLQNAIKLTQQQDNLFEISATSGNPKVAREVVQKMIDIFVQDNLASDRDATVQSLRFLDQQLSQRQKQLADAEARRQAFQAQYMAMLPGTGSLDDRMSNARSELAQIDGDLAAAQSSLNAANAQMAGTAATLPGTAGTAMVGPARARLNAIEGQIAEGRSRGWTDQHPDMVALNRQLASARAAARGEGGGVSGGTAASPNPFYLQLRATQADRQARVAELQQRKSQIESQLNGLQAKIAADPQAAAQQSQLDRDIASLKQQYDALFQDREEVRLRSSVQTDTDALKFNVIDPPTQPSKPTAPNRPLLLLGVLVVGIGAGVGIAFALSRVRTSFATAQKLEKISGMPVLGSIGEVVTDAVRETRKRRLKLFAGGAGALVAAFVLLLGLEFAQRGLVA; encoded by the coding sequence ATGGACGGGCTGTACGACGAGCTGAAGCTGATCCTCCACGCGATCTGGCAGCGGCGCTGGATCGCGCTGGCGGTGGCGTGGGTGGTGTGCCTGGGCGGATGGCTGGCGGTGAGCCAGATTCCCAACAGCTATCAGTCGACCGCGCGGGTCATGGTGCAGATGCGGCAGGTGTTGCCCGGTGCCGAGGCGGCGGTCGCTCAGAACGATCAGGCGAAGAATATCGACCGCATCCGCCAGACGCTGACGTCCGCCGTGAACCTCGAAAAGGTGGTGCGGGGCACGTCGCTGAACGAGACGGTCGCCAATGACCGGGACGTGGGCGACCGGATCGCGTCGTTGCAGAATGCGATCAAGCTGACGCAGCAGCAGGACAATCTGTTCGAGATTTCGGCGACGTCGGGCAATCCGAAGGTCGCGCGCGAGGTCGTGCAGAAGATGATCGACATCTTCGTGCAGGACAACCTGGCCAGCGACCGCGACGCGACGGTGCAGTCGCTGCGCTTCCTCGACCAGCAGCTATCGCAGCGGCAGAAGCAGCTGGCCGATGCCGAGGCGCGGCGGCAGGCGTTCCAGGCGCAATATATGGCGATGCTGCCGGGCACCGGGTCGCTCGACGACCGCATGTCGAATGCGCGCAGCGAGCTGGCGCAGATCGACGGCGATCTGGCGGCGGCGCAGTCGAGCCTGAATGCGGCCAATGCGCAGATGGCGGGGACGGCGGCGACGCTGCCGGGGACGGCGGGGACGGCGATGGTCGGGCCGGCGCGGGCGCGGCTGAATGCGATCGAGGGTCAGATCGCCGAGGGGCGCAGCCGCGGCTGGACCGATCAGCATCCCGATATGGTGGCGCTCAATCGCCAGCTGGCTTCTGCGCGAGCGGCGGCGCGGGGCGAGGGTGGCGGCGTCAGCGGCGGCACGGCGGCGTCGCCCAACCCGTTCTACCTGCAACTGCGCGCGACCCAGGCCGACCGGCAGGCGCGGGTGGCCGAGCTGCAGCAGCGCAAGAGCCAGATCGAAAGCCAGCTGAACGGACTGCAGGCGAAGATCGCGGCCGACCCGCAGGCGGCGGCGCAGCAGTCGCAGCTGGACCGCGATATCGCGTCGCTGAAACAACAATATGACGCGCTGTTCCAGGACCGTGAGGAAGTGCGGCTGCGCAGCAGCGTGCAGACCGATACCGATGCGCTGAAGTTCAACGTGATCGATCCCCCGACCCAGCCGAGCAAACCGACCGCACCCAACCGGCCGCTGCTGCTGCTGGGCGTGCTGGTGGTCGGGATCGGCGCGGGCGTCGGCATCGCCTTTGCGCTCAGCCGGGTGAGGACCAGCTTTGCCACCGCACAGAAGCTGGAAAAGATCAGCGGGATGCCGGTGCTGGGGTCGATCGGCGAGGTCGTGACCGATGCGGTCCGGGAGACACGCAAGCGGCGCCTGAAGCTGTTTGCGGGTGGCGCGGGCGCGCTGGTCGCGGCATTCGTGCTGTTGCTGGGGCTGGAATTCGCCCAGCGCGGGCTGGTGGCGTGA